A genomic window from Salvia miltiorrhiza cultivar Shanhuang (shh) chromosome 5, IMPLAD_Smil_shh, whole genome shotgun sequence includes:
- the LOC130985922 gene encoding heavy metal-associated isoprenylated plant protein 7-like codes for MGEEKKEDAAEKKKEEVKEEEKKKEDEEEAKEIVLKVDMHCEACARKVARALKGFQGVEEVRADCKASKVVVKGKGADPIKVCQRIQKKSGRKVEIISPLPNKEESDDNKQQQQQQEENKDPQSKQQNKQEPPAVITVVLKVRMHCEACAQVLQKRIGKVQGVESVTTDIANDRVIVRGVLDPEKLVNDVYKRTGKQASIVKEQEKKEEEKKDEEKKDEKKEDKKEAEESKGDDEDDKKTDIKKMEHWPSKYYLDHAYAPQMFSDENPNACILM; via the exons ATGGGCGAA GAGAAGAAAGAGGATGCGGcggagaagaagaaagaagaggtaaaagaagaggagaagaaaaaagaagatgaagaagaagctaAAGAGATTGTGCTCAAAGTCGACATGCATTGCGAGGCTTGCGCCCGGAAAGTTGCAAGAGCCCTAAAAGGCTTCCAAG GAGTGGAGGAAGTAAGGGCGGATTGCAAGGCGAGCAAAGTGGTGGTGAAAGGCAAGGGTGCAGACCCTATAAAGGTGTGCCAAAGGATTCAAAAGAAAAGCGGTCGAAAAGTGGAAATCATTTCCCCGCTACCAAACAAGGAAGAATCAGACGATAataagcagcagcagcagcagcaagaaGAGAACAAGGATCCTCAGTCtaaacaacaaaacaaacaagag CCTCCGGCAGTCATAACAGTGGTGTTAAAAGTCCGAATGCATTGTGAAGCATGTGCTCAGGTACTGCAGAAGAGAATTGGAAAAGTTCAAG GTGTAGAATCAGTGACAACAGACATTGCAAACGACCGTGTAATAGTGAGAGGCGTTCTCGATCCAGAAAAGCTAGTGAACGACGTGTACAAGAGAACAGGCAAACAGGCATCAATAGTAAAGGAGCAAGAGAAAAAGGAAGAGGAAAAGAAAGATGAGGAGAAGAAGGACGAGAAAAAAGAGGACAAGAAAGAAGCAGAAGAGAGCAAGGGAGACGACGAGGATGACAAGAAAACTGACATCAAGAAAATGGAGCATTGGCCCTCAAAGTACTACTTGGACCATGCTTATGCCCCTCAAATGTTCAGCGATGAGAATCCAAATGCATGCATTCTTATGTAA